ATAATAAAACTCATTGACTGCTATCCATAAGGGCGGTGCCAAACTTGGCAGACTTCTGCTAAGCCAGCGGCTATTAACGGCATTTTTAGTAGTGACAAAGACGCAGGCGCCATTGGAAAATTAAATGCCTGACGCATGTCACCATCGACAAGATAGGCTTGTAAATAAGATACCAAAGGTTGGTGAGAAACTATCATCAGCGAACGCAGATCATGGTTAGAGGCAACATGTTGCTCTAACATCAATAATACGTCTTCAATATTTGTATTTGGCGTGAGTTGTTCTGAAACACTGCTTGTAGGTGAAAAACTAAGACCTTGTTGAACAGCAGAGAGTGTTTGCTGAGTACGCTGATAGGGGCTAGCTAGGATATGCTCGGGTAAAGGCGCATAGCAACTTCCGGCAAATAGTGATAACTTCGCACCAACTTGCTGAC
The Pseudomonadales bacterium genome window above contains:
- the sixA gene encoding phosphohistidine phosphatase SixA, with the translated sequence MQSTDNTSYVYLWLLRHGEASFHAATDKARCLTAQGLQDCQQVGAKLSLFAGSCYAPLPEHILASPYQRTQQTLSAVQQGLSFSPTSSVSEQLTPNTNIEDVLLMLEQHVASNHDLRSLMIVSHQPLVSYLQAYLVDGDMRQAFNFPMAPASLSLLKMPLIAAGLAEVCQVWHRPYG